attatatAAGTTCTTAAATAACTGAAATGTATGACAGAGATGCTATATATAGACAAATTCCGAGACTTATATTTGAAATAACAATATATGTTTAAGttaacaaaacaatataattaaaaggaaaaggttAAGCAGCAAAACTACTCCATCAATATGATGTACACATCTTCATACTCAATTAACAAAAATactatagttaaaaaaaaagatttaatcaACTTTAccttattttatataatatcgATCGTGCAATCATTATACATACGTAATCACTTGTTAACTTTATTCAGGTGGCAGTAAAACCAGTTTGAAGACATAACATACAGTGCCTTAAAATGATTACTGAAAGAAGATAGGCCTTAAAATATTAGATCGTGTATAAGTAGCAATCAAATATTTAGAAAGAATATAAACATCAATTACACATGATAATCATAATCATAATTTTCCATATGTCTAGATAATCTAAATGGCTGAATAGCATTGGATACTTTAGTTTGACTTCATCACCAACGCATGACAAATCATTTATACTAAAAACACCAGTTATAATCattatagagaaaaataatataaagcaTTTGTTgccaaaaaaagagaaaaataatataatatctaaATCATCTTtgtatgaataaaataatttataatttattaaaatgacttatttatttctaaaattttaatattaaaacccCTCTAGTATACAgatgattaaaaatatactttaaacatattttatattatataaatgccaaattttatattatatcttggtaaatactttataataaaacatggagtataatattaagaaaaatatttttgaaaacatgtTCGAGTTTTtgatatcttaattttaaaatttaagttaacCACATTCAGATTTAGagatcttatatattttatattctctCTCTTTCGAAAAGATTCATGTTTTAGGAAAAAATGTATCAAAAATGTATTTGTTATTAAGTAgtaattgtaaatttcaaagaAATTAGTTGTGATTGTTGTATTGTGATTAGCTAAAAGTTATAGCTAATTAGAAGAAAACAATACATTTATAATCAGAATTcaagatattttttaatatgcgtacaatttctaaaaaatataacattttagtATTTCAGATCGGATCTCATACTAATCATGAGTTCAGGATAATTTATTCATCCTTAATATCAGAAAACATGTAGTATCTATGTTCCATGTCTACGGTTAGGAGCAAAAATACGTGTTTTACCAGTTATTTctgttagatatttttttaaggCGAAAATACAATTTCAATCCTTAAAGAAAGAGTTCCTGAAAATAGTGTTGAACTCACATCGATTGCAGATATCGAAGATTGGCCAGCTCACGTGGAAGCTTTCCTGAAAGGCTAAGGGCCTTGAGAGATCTATTTTCATACCAGAAAACAAACATATTAGAATATAACAAAAGAACTACTTAAATAAGAAATATCGGAACAATTATTAACACTCACATGCTTGTTATGTGACAAGTCATGTTGTTATAGATGCTACAATTACAACCAATGGTGTTGTTTATGTTCTCCGAATTCGACGTAGGTCCTTGCATTATATTTAGGGTTCTTGAACTGCAAGGATCTCCATAACTTAGGTTCAGTCCCTTGATACCAAGTGTTGTAGCTATCTTCTCTAGCACATTCACTGCGTaattataataagatatataattaaGCAAGTAATAGACGTTTAAATATGCGCATTTTCACGATGactcataaaaaaattaatggcgACAATTCTCATACACTCATCTAGATGGAGAGCTGATGAGACAAATGTTGTTGGGATTGCTAAGAAACTTGCGATAATGGTAAAGAACAGAAGAAGACGAACTGAAAGCGCGAGCACCATCGAGATATGTGATATATGTGGGGATATTTTGTATGTGTAATTGTTTTGTTAGTTACAAAATCCAATACTGTCATCAACCAGGctcaattattttataatgttcatggacagggtcGGCTCAACATCCAGATAGGCCCTTaggcaaaaacaaaatttttggaccccatcaatactattaattcttcagcatGACCAACTGATATTAGTTGGGTCCAATAATTTTTTCAATAGATTATATACAATGTTTTTTCCTAACCACAAACAGTTATGTATTTGATTTTTACATGCATGATGAATCAGTTACAGCCGGCAAAAAAGGATCAGTTACATTTTATgtattgtttgtttatttttttttctaacatcatcaactttattaattaatttgtgcaagtacaaaatatattttaaaatattagcaTTTACGTACATcattatatctattctattaattcttcagcatGACCAGTTGATAAAAGTTGTATCcaccttttaaaatttataactccCTTTTAATacactttatttaattttctataacTGTCCATGATTACTAATCGAACATGTAACTGTACTTATACCTTCGAACATGTAACTGTCTTTACACTAGCCAACTGTCATTTAAATATTATCGCACCCAACTTCtttcatatactttttttttgtaaattaactTCTATCATATACTGATATACATATAATAACAGTCGACGATTAGCATATTTACATAACAAACGCTAATTaatcatatatcatatttaaaattatgatcggacctcaactttcaaaccatatatcttatttaagtttcaaatattattttattcaaatcaaaatatacaactgtatatgaattttgataatatataaaaggttcattataaatatgtttttatatatttttataattattaaattaaagaattatgatttaaaaaatataacatgcggataaccgcaaaattaagcATAGcgagtacaaaattatttgcTTGCGGATTGTATGGGTGtgattttttgaccaaaacaaattgaaatccgcgggttggcgggtcagcggcCGGATTCGACCCGCAACCTATTCATAACTGACtatataccggatcaatttttaaactgccattatttaataaaatatattttgattaatatttacacACAAATATGACTTCAAAAAAACATAcgaatataatcacaaaaaatataaatataaaactaaatttaaaataaaaaatatacccgctctttaagggcgggtcaaaatctagttagcaTTAATCTCTATGATTTTGACTTTCTAATAcagagtaaaatatattttaaataattaaaataatgctcttataaatttttcactgtttataatattttatcctttgtttcatgttttttcattttcttatatattacaGATTAAACAAATGTATcatgatttttaatatacttCACATAACATTTAACATTTTCATCATAAATAAAGTTGATtgaaatatttaagttaaatttaatattatcttaaaattaaattttagatataaaataataaatatatattattaatattaaaaataaagttatattttcatatcaatTATTCAGTTTCCTCTGTTaccatttttttcttatgaCATATTAAAAGTAATCAAAGAATTACAATTCAAAAtagtttattcaattttaaaagttGTCCgttctttataattatatgcACGTCTGTCCTTCCATAGGGAATtacattttattggttgttATATTCTGGTCTGATTACCCAGATCatctcaagtttgagtaatagaatagccgttgccgtcaaaaaaataatatataactgcTTAAAAAACTTGAATAATATTATAACGTAAATGGTTAAGAATGATAACTGCTAAACCTAAATTCGTGGGAAAGCTATAACTACACTCACccttatttaaatcatttataaatttattattataaatatatttttgtataataattttaaaatatatataacctaTGGATtaccacaaaattaagcggaaTGGGTGCGgatacaattttgtttttgcgGGTTGTACGggtcatattttataaccaaaacaaaattgaaattcCGCGAgttggcgggtcagcggggCAAATTCGACCCGTAATCCAGCCTTACGtgcgtataccggatcaatatttaaatttctacatttaataaaatatattttgattaaaatttatataaaaatatgattaccaaaaaaaatataatcaaaaagaaaaaatatcaaaaaatttaatttaaaaaaaaaatataagggcgggtcaaaagctagttagtattaatttttaatattttaattattataaaaagttatttttaaaacagaattaaaaattcatatgttaattcatatattttagttattatcaaattacatattattatattttgtaacactatttaaatttaattctaatacatatatgttaaaagaaaaaaaacaaaaatatacatattattatattttgtaacactatttacatttaaatctaatacaatatatgttaaaagaaaaaaaacaaaaaaaaaagtaaaagttggAATGTGCCCTGGTCCATGGAACTGTCGCACTGACCCGCCCCATATAATAAGTCGGCACTGTTCATGGAAAAATGTTCTCTTTGGGGTTTTCTTCTCGGTCGTCAGTGACTAGAGAATAGAGATAAATTGATATCGACAAAAACTAGTACTGCTGAAATGTCGAAGTTCataaagcttgatgttccaTGTCCACTTATGACATGTGGCTGATGTATGTATATGATGGCGAATTCCCAGCAGTAATCTTGTTTTAGTTCATTAGCCTCTTTTCACGATTTATTTTGTTCATAAATGATCATTTCCAggccattttttttgttaaccatTTTTGAGTTGTTTATATCTCAAATATATAGACACTTAAGCAATGTCGAAGTTCATAAATGTTTGATGTTTCTTGTCCAGTTATGACATAAGGCTGATGTAGGCAAGGGACTTATTATTTGAGATCCGGATTCGATCCGAGATCCACTCCGGATCCGGATTCGATCCGAGATTCACTCCGGATTTGATCCGAGATCCACTGATTCGATCTGAGATCCACTCCGGATCCGGATTCGAACCGAAATCCACTCCGGATACGCTCCGAAATTAAGATATCCAGAGCGTTCGGATCCGAATTCAGATGGTAAAATCATTGATCTGTCAAAATCGAATTCCGGATCcaaatatcataatttttagATCTGGATATCTGGATTCGGATccgtatttataaaatatattaaaactttttaattttattaataactatatttgatatattaatgtttattcataaaactagttttataatactatattttaattttagatattatattaatattataaatcttgtataaatatttaattaatttattattttaaaattttcttattttaaaaattcttatttttattttattaattatttttgcgAATCCGAATTTAGATATTCACggataatatgatatatatatggatatcCAGAAGTCTTGAATTCAAATCTGGATACTAAATCCATGGATCGGACGAATCCGATTCCAAATCCGAATTCACATACCCCAATTTTTTCGGAATCCGTCCCAGCCGCTGATTAATACTATAACTAATTCTCAGCGGTGATTTGGTATTAATGCATTAGCCTCTTTCCCTGCTTTATCTCTGTTAGAAGTGATGTATGACCCAAATCTTCTGCATTCATTTAGTGTTACACAGAATGACAGAAGACAATTATTGAAGTTTACATGTAgccacaataaaaaaaataaaagatgaatCAGTTTCAATCTTTGTGTACAAATCATTTCACAGATCCAGCCTTTCAAACAATATGTTGGTTGGATGCTCTGAGCTTAAAAATGTCAGACTCACTGTCCATCTCTTCTTTTgacttaaacaaaaaaagagtaaaatcatttttaaggTATATGATCTAAAGGCTTCAAGAAGTATGATTTATATCTTTTGAGTAGTGATTTTCCACAAGAAACTAATCGAGCTTTTACTAttgatttagaatttaaagGCTTTAAAAAAGTATGACTAGGAAAGATCACCGATTTCGTTTTCTTTCTAGTCTTGGTCAAGACCAGTTGGCAATATACTAATCGTGTACTAAACGTTTTTAAAAGTACACTCATCAATCAATCTCAACCTACCAAGCAGGCTAGTCAACCTGCATCAATCAGTATCAGTGTCTATCTTTTCTATAGTAGTCCTAAAAATGAGTTGGGTCAATCCAATAAATCTGGACCGGCCCATTAACAATTTGGTAAAAGCTTCGTAGCAGTACAAAAGACCGCTGGCAAAAAGCCGCTGGGAGACTTGGAGCGGCATTCTAGCTCGACAACATTAAGTCGCTGTAGTGATaaagccgctgggacacttagaAATTCTTCGAACTCTTCATGATTTGTATGCAACGGCTTTGCATACCGCTGCAGGATGCCGATTGAGAATCCGTAAATCTCGTCCAAATCTTGGTTTCCAGCGGCTTTATGACAAGGTGACATTAGACTGCTGTGAAACCTAAAATGCCTTACACTTAGACAAATCAGCTCACGAGTTAAACCACTACTTTTATCTCCAAAACACCTCTAAAGCTTCCAAAATCACCATTTTGCATCTTCAACATATGATAAGAACAAATGCAATGAAATACAACCTAAACATGCTTAACTCCTACtctatataatcaaaatatacaataatgaaatgctaaaacaatgcaaatatgcaagatatcaattGTACAAGTTGCAGTGATGAACAATTAAAGGTTCATGAATGACTCATTTCTTTTCTCCTTTTACGTGTTTCTAGCTCCAAAAGTATCATTTAACAAATATTATGAaggtttttatataaaaagaaagtaaaagatTTTCAATTTTGTGTAGCGTTAGGAAAGTTATAGGAAAGAGGGTTTGATTCAACAAccactatataatatatatatacttcgaGTTTGACAAACGCTTATAGAGATGTGTTTTTCGATCTATGTATTAGTAATAAGATTTCAGACAACTTTAATGATATGACTATGTAGTAAGCTAACTATAAGACTGCTTATAGGCCTTTCTTTTtagtcttaagagatataaggACTCGTACACATCTTTTGATATCACACCGACGAGGAAGGCAACTCCACAGTGGAGTTTAGAATTATAGATTCGGGGTACGATGGGTAGAGATCACTACCAGACACAGATGACTTCATTGTCGATGCTGTTTGATCGGTCACACCAGATGTGCTCGAGCTTCCATGTGTATCAGCGTCCCTCATCTTTGAGATGCTCCAGTTATGTCCATATAAACCATGATCTGACATAACTTGTGTTACTTCAATCTCGCCTTCGAGCATTTGTGCAGCTTCTGACATTGTAGGCCTTAAAGAGGGAGATGCATGTGTGCAAACGAGCGCAACTTTGATCATCCTTACTGCTTCTTTGCTGTTGAAATCACCTTCAAGAACTGGATCTACAATTTCCATTATGTCCCCTGTCTGTTGCAGCGCCAATGCCTGAGGCTCAGATGTAAAAGTggtttaaataaatgtaaaaaagaaagaaggtaAAATCTgtatatatcaaatgaaaaaCAATCTCTACAGTTACCCAATTGATAAGGGAGACGTGTTCAACACTTCCCTTGTGTTTAGTATTACTCTTGCCACTAACAATCTCCATGGCCACAACCCCGAAGCTATACACGTCCGCTTTCTCTGTTAGTTGACCCCATAATGCATACTCTGGAGCCATGTATCCGCTGCATTGTAACAAGAACCAAGACTTGAGCTATATTTCTTTGGACACACTGtgaagtttttgttttataatatactaCTTACATGGTTCCTGCAATCTTGGTGCTAATATGACTGTGTTCTTCTTCGTGGAGCCTGGCCAAACCGAAGTCAGATATCTTTGCATTCAGGTCAGCGTCTAGAAGCACATTTGTTGTTTTTATGTCACGGTGAACCATCCTGACTGCAGATCCTTCATGGAGGAATGCAAGCCCTCTTGCGATTCCTACACAGATTTTCTGTCTCATTGCCCATTCTAACTTCGTTGAGCTCTTTCCTGGAAATGATACTACTTGACATGTGATAACATATATAGAGATATGTACACCTGAATTAGAATCAAGATGTAAAGGAAAGCTGAATGCCTTTTGATGTATTACCAGACAAAGCAAGAGCAAGGGAGTTGTTTTCCATGTACTCATACACGAGCAGAAGTTGATCTTTTTCGACACAGCATCCATAAAGCTTGACAAGATTTGGATAATTCAGACCTGAGATCATGCCAATCTCATTCACAAACTCGCGGTTTCCTTGGCATGACTTGGAAGAAAGCTGCTTCACTGCTATGATTGTTCCATCTGACAGCTCTCCCTGCATTAAGTTTCAGTCACATTCAAAACAAGAAGCAAGCCATATCTTGAATAAAAATTGAGAAGATCTGGGCAtctatgttttaatatatactttgaATACGGATCCGAAACCTCCTTCTCCAAGTTTGTTGGCTTGATCAAAATTGTTTGTTGCAGCTTGCAGTTGCCCCCATGTAAAGCAAACAGTTTGCAGACTCTGTGCTCTCAGTTCTATTGTGACCAAGTAGAAAATAATTAGTAATATGCTAAAATGAATTAGTTATATAGCACAAATGGATTCATACCACGTTCTCTTGTGTTATTGTCTTCTCTGCATCTTTTCCGAGCATATATTCCCAAAGCCAAGAGAAAAATTGTTACCAAGGCACCCGTTGCCCCGAAAATGATGGGAGAACTAATGTGATGTTTGATTTTCTCCGCTACAAATGATAGAGTAGGTGTAAATTATAAAAACCAATACAGAGAAAGATATGTTTAATAAAGTAggtattttctttttgtctaaAAACCTCCACATCGGGGCTCCTGACCTGAAATTTTGAAAGATGAATATTATCATTAGGTGCCAATaacatgaaagaaaaaaaaacatttataaaagcTAATCTTCTCAAGTTATGGCAGTTTGAGAGTGAAACAACTCTTTGTAAAGAAATCTTTGAAACCATACGAGAGTTATGTTGTTGAAGCAGCGACTTAAGATAATCAAATAAGGTGGTTTTCGAGGAACAGAGAGATAAGTGTTATTTACTGTGACATAAGGAGATTGCAGAGATAAGAGGGCCATAGTTTCCTCTTTCGGGTATGAGGGTTGTCCCTTTCCCTGCCCAATACAACTGAATCTCTAACATATGATCGGTCACATTAGCTTTCAGTTCTCTGATAACAGGCTTCAGAGCCCCTTTAGCCTCCTCTTTGATGTTAAAATCACTCAAGACCAGTTTCCCCTAACAAGAGAGggaaaaaatatgaaatgaacGTCAATCTTTCATTCTGAGAATAGGAAATAAAGAACACCAACGCTTTACCTGAACATAGACGTCAAATATGCGTCTTCCCTCACGCTTGAATGGTGGTTCTTCGTCTGAAAACTGAATCTCCACAAAATGGAGGCTCACATTGTAGTCTCCATTTTCCAAGCAAAATGCATAATAAACAAGAGAGAGAGCAGATCGACGTGCGGTCTTATAAAGACCATGAGAATCTCCAGGTACTGCCAAATTAGTTGAAATGGTGTATGCGTCCTCTTCAGTTTTATCATCCACAAAGTTACCAGTGTTACTGATTCCCCAGTTTTTGAAGCGCAGATTTGTTGAGGCTTTGGTAATGTTGTTATCAGCTTCATATGCAATTTTGTAGCCAACTTTATATGAAGAGTTTGTAATAACTAATTCTCCACCACAGTTTATATGTAGAAACCCCTGATCTACAATCCATAACGACCAACAGAAAGAGAGAATTAACAGGGAAAACGGACCAGAGAAGTGACTGCATGTTAGAGATAAGTTAAGACAGCTCATATAATGTGTACTCACAGTTTGTGCATTTGATTGGAGCAGTACATGGAAGAAGCCCAGTTCTGCACCAAAATTGTTAGGCATCACATCGGCACAAAACATTCATACGATTGTTACTTCTGCTTATTTGAAACTAAGAGATTTCCAAGTTTTTGATGCAATATAAAAACAGAAGAGTGCACTTACAAGTTGTTCTTCACATAGGAACTCCGGTATGTATTAATGTTACTGGTTTACATATAGTGAATAAAAAACTTCAACATGAGCAGGTTATTAACAATAAGATAGCAGGTTAGGAAAATAGAGAGAAGGTTGTACGGATTTTCGCGGCAGCTAGATGACCATGAGAAATTGTTGTAAGAGAGATCACTATGAAGAAACCACCAAAAAGATTAACTGACATGACGAAAAAAAATAGCTCAGGTCATAGGACAACGGAAAGATTAAACGTACATATTAGACCGGCTATTGAAAAGACCACTAGATTCAAAGTCCCCTGAGAGCCTATTTCCAGTCAAATAGCTGAAAGAACATGTCCAAGAAGATACAATAGAATAAGGTTCCCAGCTCTTTAGCATTCTCAATGTCATCTTGTAGCACTTACGTATAATCTGGTGCCTTATCTCCATTTACTTCACCAGTCAAGTTGTTAAACGATAAGTCACTGCCGCAAACAACGTgtacaaaataaacaataaattctGGATGGATGTTTTGTGTTTTcacttttcaatatataaatttgCAGATTTCGCAACAATTCTTAAATAGACCATCTCAATATCTCATACATGCAAAGGTTTAAATACATCAGATCTTGTCATACTTTTTTTTATGACGAGAGGAGAGAGGTTATATGTCCGAAGACCAGAATAGTCGTAGGAGAAGATCCCGACCATACACATTTAAGTCTACTTTCCAATGAAAGTAGACCTTTCCTAGCGGGACTTAAACATGTGACCTCTAAGATCTCTACTAcataatccaaaattttaaccACAATGTCAAATCGTAGTTGGTGATCTTGTCATACTTGCATAGCACTCTCAAAAAGTTACCTTATTTTCTCTCTATGATATTTATTGATGTGCTTATGTACAGCTAAAACTGATTTAGTCCAGTAACTTTaagcatataaaaaaaaaaaactttaagcATATAAATGTCCGATGTGATGAGTCCAACGCAAATATCTCagcaacataaaaaaaattacattttcagatttaaccaaaacaaacttACAGAGTTTTCAAATCCTCCTTGCTCCAGATGTAAGAAGGAATTGAACCAGACAGACTCACATTCCTCAAAATCCTGAAACAGGGACGGAGACATTAGTTTGACATTCTCAGATAAACCAAAGCTTCATTGGAAAACACATACAGGGTTTTGATGACTTCGCTAGATATATTTGGAAAGGAGTGTATCCCAGTCGTATCACTAATGCTCCTGAAAAATGGATATGAAAGGTCAGTATATTCATTTCAATGGTCCTTTTGCTGATCAATTAACTAAAAGTAGTTAATACCCACAGGTGGGTAAGATTTTCGAGGCGGGCCACCGCGTCAGGAATAGGGCCTTTCAGTCCACTTGCATGTAGATCTCTGTTGATCATAATCGACACAAATTAGATGacattaaacacacaaaaaataagagaaattatAATTAGTAATGATGGACAAGCTTACAGCCTTTGAAGCCCAGACCAGCTGCCAATATATTCTGGGATGATGCCACTGAAGTTATTGTCACATAACCTACTGCATAGTGTAAATAAACAACTAGTTCACTTCCTTGCGGGTCAAGGAAACATTCTCATTCTCAACAAACTCCAATTAAGAGGTTACAGTTCAATTTAGGTGccaataaaacaatatttttcgAAACTTACATTTTCTCAAGCTTTATCAGTCTAGCGAGAGTGATAGGAAGGCTTCCTGTAAATTGATTGGATGCGAGTTCCCTGCAAAACAGAGGTTTCAGATTATACTTTAGCTAAATACTTAACTATTTCAATAAAATCAAAGATTCTGGTGGTTTTTGGACAATGGTTAATAAGATGCAAAGAGAATCTTACAATCCTGTTAGGTTGGTCAAGTTACCAAGCCAATCAGGAATTGGACCAGAGAATTGGTTGGCTTCAACCCCTCTGAAAAATAGCATCACGTTAATGTAGTATTAGACTAATGATTAGAAGGCACACTCCTAGAGGCTACATGTATGAGACGTACAGAAATGTCAGGTTCTTGAAGTTTTGTAAACCAGATGGTAAAGGGCCTGACAAATTATTCGCGCACAGCGAGCTGCGTCCAAAGTCAAAGTTAACTCGCGAATCCTACAGAGGGAATTGTCGGAGCTGGAAAATAAACAAAGAGAAAGACAGAGAACTGACATGAAAGTGAGGTCTGGCATTGAAGCCCATTCCGCCGGGATGGAGCCTGAAAGGTAATTTCGGCACAACTCTCTGTAAAGAAGAGCCAAAACTCACTATAAATACTAGATCGatttccgcgctacgcgcggataatttttatttaaaatttactaataattaaatatgagtATAACtcacaaaaaattattttaaccatctaaaatatgtatatgatggtgagcaaatgtaaaaaaaaaaaaaactgttaacTCAATGTTTTAAAACCGGATCAGATATTGGTTAGGTTATTATATGCCTAGAGGATCCCATTAACTCGACATTGACtcctaaaaaagaaaaaaaaaatttaaacatagtggattatatttattcatttgattttattttactttgatATAGTTGAAGAAAACTAAGGTacaaataactaatattttttttctaaacgtttcacatttttatagttttaattttcatcttcgtaattttcagaaaaaataagatgtagtttaattttatttattatgaaagcTGAAATTGAAAATCGAGGCCATTACATATTGTgctaaaattaatttaaaaagtaatttggTCATTTGCTTGTAATAAAAGTATGTGTCATACCGTTTGTCTAGGTTTTTACTGGTGGTTTGTTACTGTTGTTCTTATactcttaaaatattattattttgtaatatttatttttgtttttttcagttatatGGATCATAACAAATATCCGctttaaattatagtttttgttatttgaaaatCAAAGGGATGGTGGTgaatcaaaaacagattaaaaattaatgatctgGACGAAATAAATTGGATCATAAATACTTTTGAATATCGAGATATTTGATTCATGCCCATCCCTTGTTAGAAGTTTTACATTCTTGTTTTGCCTGAAATGCTCACATTCTTGTGCAGTTATTTAACACC
Above is a genomic segment from Raphanus sativus cultivar WK10039 unplaced genomic scaffold, ASM80110v3 Scaffold1882, whole genome shotgun sequence containing:
- the LOC108820910 gene encoding probable LRR receptor-like serine/threonine-protein kinase At1g29720 isoform X1 encodes the protein MPDLTFISLCANNLSGPLPSGLQNFKNLTFLGVEANQFSGPIPDWLGNLTNLTGLELASNQFTGSLPITLARLIKLEKIRLCDNNFSGIIPEYIGSWSGLQRLDLHASGLKGPIPDAVARLENLTHLSISDTTGIHSFPNISSEVIKTLILRNVSLSGSIPSYIWSKEDLKTLDLSFNNLTGEVNGDKAPDYTYLTGNRLSGDFESSGLFNSRSNIDLSYNNFSWSSSCRENPNINTYRSSYVKNNLTGLLPCTAPIKCTNYQGFLHINCGGELVITNSSYKVGYKIAYEADNNITKASTNLRFKNWGISNTGNFVDDKTEEDAYTISTNLAVPGDSHGLYKTARRSALSLVYYAFCLENGDYNVSLHFVEIQFSDEEPPFKREGRRIFDVYVQGKLVLSDFNIKEEAKGALKPVIRELKANVTDHMLEIQLYWAGKGTTLIPERGNYGPLISAISLCHSQEPRCGAEKIKHHISSPIIFGATGALVTIFLLALGIYARKRCREDNNTRERELRAQSLQTVCFTWGQLQAATNNFDQANKLGEGGFGSVFKGELSDGTIIAVKQLSSKSCQGNREFVNEIGMISGLNYPNLVKLYGCCVEKDQLLLVYEYMENNSLALALSVSFPGKSSTKLEWAMRQKICVGIARGLAFLHEGSAVRMVHRDIKTTNVLLDADLNAKISDFGLARLHEEEHSHISTKIAGTIGYMAPEYALWGQLTEKADVYSFGVVAMEIVSGKSNTKHKGSVEHVSLINWALALQQTGDIMEIVDPVLEGDFNSKEAVRMIKVALVCTHASPSLRPTMSEAAQMLEGEIEVTQVMSDHGLYGHNWSISKMRDADTHGSSSTSGVTDQTASTMKSSVSGSDLYPSYPESIILNSTVELPSSSV